A single window of Verrucomicrobiia bacterium DNA harbors:
- a CDS encoding UTP--glucose-1-phosphate uridylyltransferase produces the protein MDHPLLQIIVSQDPKVRDRSLHAWCASANLDQLLRAAAALDAFRRRSSNLYERVRALLFLHALHRFEIPSRLASPSTSPSTSPSADRAPALIPFRGYEHLLQRRFEEAIDTFLAAQTREGPGDGLSSALAAAYHRLAFQTLGDQVRRSVRSIRGNQWMFRVGHPTDQPLRLRPELLVPGPDGTFPVLREETPVRMDLTHSGWSDIFFLGMDFPEGAQVLNVSVDLGVHGRDAAPRPPVTAYLRVIEEPVIRLASVDLLCTADIASLAEIFDFAKDHLGLLKAAVIASGIVPPGIEGSGLSLADLLARVIGPGRGLELVSCVNDIPKGSRLAVSTNLLGCLVAVCMRATHQTRSLTGPLEESERRIVLARALLGEWLGGSGGGWQDSGGVWPGIKRIAGCPSGPGDAEFGVSRGRLLPTHHVFDRSEIPDTARQALRESLVLVHGGIAQNVGPILEMVTEKYLLRSPAEWDARLSTLDLLHEIENALRQGDVRALGAATTRNFFGPLQTIIPWASNAFTESLIARTRAEFGDAFWGFWMLGGMSGGGMGFMFAPHRKPAAQARLQEIMSDLKRELRHALPFAMDPLVFDYAINERGTCAELLGDDEALLPPGYYALTVPRLLRRDLHHLPPIQRAELDRFGAACRSRPELAGMVQTLFDALLPRPAAARSGPQSLDPFLESHGFDRTQHEHIRTDLRDGRIGLAQNRLRPETTIEDVRDDDLTDATRWDASPETAAFRTAGLDALARGELAVVTLAAGAGSRWTQGAGVCKALHPFARLAGRHRTFIEVHLAKSRRRALEAGTPIPHVFTTSYLTHDPIVEFLDRLLPHTPAGPHPHTDRPAPAPPVFLSRGRSVGLRLIPTERDLRFQWEEMPQQLLDEQQQKVRESLRHALIQWARTAGEGADYTDNLPSQCLHPVGHFFEIPNLLRNGVLARLLRLQPALQHLLLHNIDTVGTDADPALFGWHRAHGGCLSFEVIPRRIEDRGGGLARVNGLPRLVEGLAMPREEDEFRLRYYNTMTTWIRVDAFLAILGLSREDVLRAAPEDPSTAPPEDAVEKIAAAIRHLAARLPTYVTLKDVKKRWGHGQEDIFPTAQFEKLWSDLSALPEIDTRYVVVPRNRGQQLKDQAQLDGWLRDGSAAFVESLGDWPPAGPPAEAPTPNAASR, from the coding sequence ATGGACCATCCCCTCCTCCAGATCATCGTCTCCCAGGACCCCAAAGTCCGCGATCGCTCCCTCCATGCCTGGTGCGCCAGCGCCAACCTCGACCAGCTCCTCCGCGCCGCCGCCGCCCTCGATGCCTTCCGCCGCCGCTCCAGCAACCTCTACGAACGCGTCCGCGCCCTCCTCTTCCTCCACGCCCTCCACCGCTTCGAAATCCCTTCCCGCCTCGCCAGCCCATCCACCAGCCCATCCACCAGCCCATCCGCGGATCGTGCCCCCGCCCTCATCCCGTTCCGCGGCTACGAACACCTCCTCCAGCGCCGCTTCGAAGAAGCCATCGACACCTTCCTCGCCGCCCAGACCCGCGAGGGCCCCGGCGACGGCCTCTCCTCCGCCCTCGCCGCCGCCTACCATCGCCTCGCCTTCCAAACCCTCGGCGATCAGGTCCGGCGCAGCGTCCGCTCCATTCGCGGCAACCAGTGGATGTTCCGCGTCGGACACCCCACCGACCAACCCCTCCGCCTGCGCCCCGAACTTCTCGTCCCCGGTCCCGATGGCACCTTCCCCGTCCTGCGCGAGGAAACTCCCGTCCGCATGGACCTCACCCACAGCGGCTGGAGCGACATCTTCTTCCTCGGCATGGACTTCCCCGAGGGCGCCCAGGTGCTCAATGTCTCCGTCGATCTCGGCGTCCACGGCCGCGATGCCGCCCCGCGCCCGCCAGTCACCGCCTACCTCCGCGTCATCGAGGAACCCGTCATCCGCCTCGCCTCGGTGGACCTCCTCTGCACCGCCGACATCGCCTCCCTCGCCGAGATCTTCGACTTCGCCAAGGACCACCTCGGCCTGCTCAAGGCGGCCGTCATCGCCAGTGGCATCGTCCCTCCCGGCATCGAAGGCAGCGGCCTTTCCCTCGCCGATCTCCTCGCCCGCGTGATCGGCCCCGGACGCGGCCTCGAACTGGTCTCCTGCGTCAACGACATCCCCAAGGGATCCCGCCTCGCCGTCTCCACCAACCTCCTCGGCTGCCTGGTCGCCGTCTGCATGCGTGCCACCCATCAGACCCGCTCCCTCACCGGCCCCCTCGAGGAATCCGAACGCCGCATCGTCCTCGCCCGTGCCCTCCTCGGCGAATGGCTCGGCGGCTCCGGCGGCGGCTGGCAGGATTCCGGCGGCGTCTGGCCCGGCATCAAACGCATCGCCGGCTGTCCCTCCGGCCCCGGCGACGCCGAATTCGGCGTCTCCCGCGGACGCCTCCTCCCCACCCACCATGTCTTCGACCGGTCCGAAATCCCCGATACCGCCCGCCAGGCCCTCCGCGAATCCCTGGTCCTCGTCCATGGCGGCATTGCCCAGAACGTCGGGCCCATCCTCGAAATGGTCACCGAGAAGTACCTCCTCCGATCCCCCGCCGAATGGGACGCCCGCCTCTCCACCCTCGACCTGCTCCACGAAATCGAAAACGCCCTGCGCCAGGGCGACGTCCGCGCCCTCGGTGCCGCCACCACCCGCAATTTCTTCGGCCCCCTCCAGACCATCATCCCCTGGGCCTCCAACGCCTTCACCGAATCCCTCATCGCCCGGACCCGCGCCGAGTTCGGCGACGCCTTCTGGGGATTCTGGATGCTCGGCGGCATGAGCGGCGGCGGCATGGGCTTCATGTTCGCCCCCCACCGCAAACCCGCCGCCCAGGCCCGCCTCCAGGAGATCATGTCCGACCTCAAACGCGAGCTGCGCCATGCCCTCCCCTTCGCCATGGACCCCCTCGTGTTCGACTACGCCATCAACGAACGCGGTACCTGCGCGGAACTCCTCGGCGATGACGAGGCCCTCCTGCCCCCCGGCTACTACGCCCTCACCGTCCCCCGCCTCCTCCGCCGCGATCTTCACCACCTGCCCCCCATCCAGCGCGCCGAACTCGACCGCTTCGGCGCCGCCTGCCGCTCCCGCCCCGAACTGGCCGGCATGGTCCAGACCCTCTTCGATGCCCTCCTGCCCCGGCCCGCCGCCGCCCGCTCCGGCCCCCAGTCCCTCGATCCCTTCCTCGAATCCCACGGCTTCGACCGCACCCAGCACGAACATATCCGTACCGACCTCCGCGACGGCCGCATCGGCCTCGCCCAAAACCGCCTCCGCCCCGAAACCACCATCGAGGACGTTCGCGACGATGACCTCACCGACGCCACCCGCTGGGATGCCTCCCCCGAAACTGCCGCGTTCCGCACCGCCGGACTGGACGCCCTCGCCCGCGGCGAACTCGCCGTGGTGACCCTCGCCGCCGGTGCCGGCTCCCGCTGGACCCAGGGCGCCGGCGTCTGCAAGGCCCTCCATCCCTTCGCCCGCCTCGCCGGACGTCACCGCACCTTCATCGAGGTCCACCTTGCCAAGTCCCGGCGCCGCGCCCTCGAGGCCGGCACCCCCATCCCCCACGTCTTCACCACCAGCTACCTGACCCACGACCCCATCGTCGAGTTCCTCGACCGCCTCCTGCCGCATACCCCGGCCGGTCCCCATCCCCACACAGACCGCCCCGCCCCCGCACCGCCGGTCTTCCTTTCCCGGGGCCGCTCGGTCGGACTCCGCCTCATCCCCACCGAACGCGATCTCCGCTTCCAATGGGAGGAAATGCCCCAGCAACTCCTCGATGAACAACAGCAGAAGGTCCGCGAAAGCCTGCGCCATGCCCTCATCCAATGGGCCCGCACCGCCGGTGAAGGTGCCGACTACACCGACAATCTCCCGTCCCAGTGCCTCCACCCCGTCGGCCATTTCTTCGAAATCCCCAACCTCCTCCGCAACGGCGTCCTCGCCCGGCTCCTCCGCCTTCAACCCGCCCTCCAGCATCTCCTCCTCCATAACATCGACACCGTCGGCACCGACGCCGATCCCGCCCTCTTCGGCTGGCATCGCGCCCACGGCGGCTGCCTCTCCTTCGAGGTCATTCCCCGCCGCATCGAGGACCGCGGTGGCGGCCTCGCCCGCGTCAACGGGCTCCCGCGCCTCGTCGAGGGACTCGCCATGCCCCGCGAAGAGGACGAGTTCCGCCTCCGCTACTACAACACCATGACCACCTGGATCCGCGTGGACGCCTTCCTCGCCATCCTTGGCCTCTCCCGCGAAGACGTCCTCCGCGCCGCCCCGGAAGACCCCTCGACCGCCCCGCCCGAAGACGCCGTCGAGAAGATCGCCGCCGCCATCCGTCACCTCGCCGCCCGCCTCCCCACCTACGTCACCCTCAAGGACGTCAAGAAACGCTGGGGCCACGGCCAGGAGGACATCTTCCCCACCGCCCAGTTCGAGAAGCTCTGGAGCGACCTCTCCGCCCTCCCGGAAATCGACACCCGCTACGTCGTCGTCCCGCGCAACCGGGGCCAGCAACTCAAGGACCAGGCCCAGCTCGACGGCTGGCTCCGCGACGGCTCCGCCGCCTTCGTCGAGTCCCTCGGCGACTGGCCCCCCGCCGGGCCCCCCGCCGAAGCCCCCACCCCCAACGCCGCATCACGGTAG